From a single Streptomyces liliifuscus genomic region:
- a CDS encoding DUF6461 domain-containing protein, translated as MSTSIFPNSQLYGTGYCALFVRGISPAELLTRVSGREIQPVSLTRLEVDAVKALGEDIDEDDVPELNVDELHSSGMLDNSGPLLRAGTHNDWSFVIESEGPYLASDEIIAAASRDTVALSARLSETGSTWISYAENSEILSSFDPLFPQHDHGKRPATLEELTGFREAIDSGNRSEAYENAVRKIQQELQCAVPQEADAARLLAVRVAGGY; from the coding sequence GTGAGCACCAGCATCTTCCCGAACTCGCAACTCTACGGAACCGGGTACTGTGCCCTCTTCGTGAGAGGAATTTCCCCCGCCGAGCTTCTGACCAGGGTGTCAGGAAGAGAGATTCAGCCGGTTTCCTTGACCCGTCTCGAAGTAGACGCCGTCAAAGCGCTCGGGGAAGACATTGACGAAGACGACGTTCCCGAGCTGAACGTGGATGAGTTGCATAGCAGTGGCATGCTCGACAACAGTGGTCCGCTGCTGCGTGCCGGAACCCACAACGACTGGTCCTTCGTTATCGAGTCCGAAGGACCCTACCTTGCGAGTGACGAAATCATCGCCGCCGCTTCACGCGACACGGTCGCCCTGTCTGCAAGACTGAGCGAGACAGGATCCACGTGGATCTCATACGCGGAAAACAGCGAGATCCTCTCCTCCTTCGACCCGCTCTTCCCTCAGCACGACCACGGAAAGCGCCCCGCAACCCTTGAGGAACTCACCGGATTCCGGGAGGCCATCGACAGTGGGAACCGCTCAGAAGCGTACGAAAACGCAGTTCGGAAGATTCAACAGGAACTACAGTGCGCCGTTCCCCAAGAGGCAGACGCCGCGCGCCTGCTTGCCGTCCGTGTCGCCGGAGGGTATTGA
- a CDS encoding class II aldolase/adducin family protein: MKEEIDETVRASRALAAAGLTDMVWGHAAVRDPDGGGVWMKASGWGFEEIDAERVLLVSRGGEVLHGEGKRHIEYPIHTEIMARRPDVGCVVHTHAPALSAFASLDTPLLPISHDGVVFCDPQVPRFTETGALIATRELGAALAETLGDGPACLMPRHGAVTVGPDAATAVMYAVLLERACRTQLMAMTAGGPKTWSDDAEAAFKRNQVWNPAQRDAGWNYLQRLSERNP; encoded by the coding sequence ATGAAGGAAGAGATCGACGAGACCGTACGTGCCAGCCGGGCCCTGGCCGCTGCCGGTCTGACCGACATGGTGTGGGGTCACGCCGCCGTCCGTGACCCGGACGGCGGCGGAGTCTGGATGAAGGCCTCCGGCTGGGGATTCGAGGAGATCGACGCCGAGCGGGTGCTGTTGGTCAGCCGCGGGGGTGAGGTCCTCCACGGCGAGGGCAAACGGCACATCGAGTACCCGATCCACACCGAGATCATGGCGCGGCGCCCCGACGTCGGCTGCGTCGTGCACACACACGCACCCGCCCTGAGCGCCTTCGCCTCTCTCGACACACCACTGCTGCCCATCTCCCACGACGGCGTCGTGTTCTGCGATCCGCAGGTGCCACGATTCACCGAGACGGGAGCGCTCATCGCGACCCGCGAGCTCGGCGCGGCGCTCGCCGAGACTCTCGGCGACGGCCCCGCATGCCTGATGCCGCGGCACGGAGCCGTCACCGTCGGTCCGGACGCCGCGACTGCCGTCATGTACGCCGTTCTGCTGGAACGGGCGTGCCGTACACAACTCATGGCCATGACCGCCGGAGGCCCCAAGACGTGGTCCGACGATGCCGAAGCGGCCTTCAAACGCAACCAGGTCTGGAACCCCGCTCAGCGGGACGCAGGCTGGAACTACCTGCAGCGTCTCTCGGAAAGGAACCCGTGA
- a CDS encoding fumarylacetoacetate hydrolase family protein, protein MKLSMFDDFRLGVWARDDSIVDVTRVLPETARPSDRMSALIADWARVESEIRDASRSTGTPRSQVTFRAPQPRPSKILAAPVNHGPHREEMIAAGAFTDVPGTIEKYVAFLKAPSSIVGPDGSIEHPDPTRRIDYEAELGIVIGAPARQVSRENALSHVFGYLALIDVTMRGDEDRSYRKSFDTFTPLGPAIVTADEIPDPSVLELELRVNGRLRQKGRVADLIYDVAQLIEVYSRAMTLETGDIIASGTPDGVGPLTPGDEVSLEVSQVPPLTIPVTARDPLHQPSAPATQ, encoded by the coding sequence TTGAAACTGAGCATGTTCGACGATTTTCGGCTCGGTGTCTGGGCCCGGGACGACTCGATAGTCGACGTGACACGTGTGCTGCCGGAGACAGCCCGTCCATCGGATCGCATGAGTGCGCTGATAGCGGACTGGGCGAGAGTCGAGTCCGAGATCCGGGACGCATCACGCAGCACCGGAACACCCCGCTCACAAGTCACGTTCCGGGCACCCCAGCCAAGACCGTCGAAGATCCTCGCGGCCCCGGTCAATCACGGTCCGCATCGTGAAGAGATGATTGCTGCGGGAGCTTTCACGGACGTGCCGGGAACGATCGAGAAGTATGTCGCTTTCCTCAAGGCGCCTTCATCGATCGTCGGGCCGGACGGATCGATCGAGCATCCTGATCCGACGCGTCGCATCGACTACGAAGCCGAACTCGGCATCGTCATCGGTGCCCCGGCACGCCAGGTATCCCGTGAGAACGCACTGAGCCACGTCTTCGGGTACCTCGCCCTGATCGACGTGACAATGCGAGGCGACGAGGACCGCTCGTATCGGAAGAGCTTCGACACCTTCACGCCGCTCGGGCCGGCCATCGTCACCGCGGACGAGATCCCGGACCCGTCGGTGCTCGAGCTCGAGCTTCGCGTCAACGGTCGTCTGCGCCAGAAGGGGAGGGTCGCCGACCTCATCTACGACGTCGCGCAACTCATCGAAGTGTATTCCCGGGCTATGACCCTCGAGACGGGAGACATCATCGCGAGCGGCACCCCGGACGGGGTCGGACCGCTGACCCCAGGCGACGAGGTGTCACTGGAGGTGTCGCAGGTGCCCCCGCTTACCATCCCCGTCACGGCTCGCGACCCACTCCACCAGCCGTCTGCACCAGCGACGCAGTGA
- a CDS encoding MFS transporter: MAVAKEISVADPTHVDPSTLKRVTVLATLGNVLEWYDFTVYGFLAVHIGATFFPEQDGVTSILAAFAVFAVGFIARPLGAFVLGPFIDRKGRKSVMLLSMLLMASGSLLIGLAPGYAVAGSLGAVIIVIGRLAQGFSAGGEFGSSAVFLIEWAHRGRRGFFGSFHQVATYGGLLLGVLVTAGLTGALGSTAMRDWGWRVPFILGALLAVVALFLRRRIEETPVFTASRGQASTQSGAEIDHGTHPRPSVGFLLTVGVVALWGVTAMVALTYMPSYASEFLDIELQTSLVATLIGAMVTVVLLPVAGHLSDKLGRKALIVFSAVGYVVLPYPLFQLMVDNRSFGSLVIAQLVFAVFTAAIAGTGSATITELFSAKHRGSLVSMGSATAVTVFGGFGAIVCTWLIDVTDSAVSPAFYISGVALITLVAGLFLPRNLASDDLRR; the protein is encoded by the coding sequence ATGGCTGTTGCAAAAGAAATCTCGGTTGCGGATCCCACCCACGTGGACCCGTCCACTCTCAAGCGTGTGACGGTCCTCGCCACTCTCGGAAACGTCCTCGAGTGGTACGACTTCACCGTGTATGGCTTCCTCGCCGTTCATATCGGAGCCACCTTCTTTCCCGAACAGGACGGCGTCACGTCGATCCTCGCGGCCTTCGCGGTCTTCGCGGTCGGGTTCATCGCCCGGCCCTTGGGAGCTTTTGTCCTCGGTCCGTTCATCGACCGCAAGGGACGCAAGTCGGTCATGCTGCTGTCGATGCTGCTGATGGCGTCCGGCTCACTCCTTATCGGCCTCGCACCGGGGTACGCCGTCGCCGGCTCGCTCGGTGCGGTCATCATCGTCATCGGACGCCTCGCGCAGGGATTCTCGGCCGGCGGCGAATTCGGGAGCTCGGCCGTCTTCCTCATCGAGTGGGCCCACCGCGGGCGCCGGGGGTTCTTCGGGAGCTTCCATCAGGTCGCGACCTACGGTGGCCTGTTGCTCGGTGTGCTGGTCACCGCCGGGCTGACCGGCGCCCTGGGCTCGACGGCGATGCGCGACTGGGGTTGGCGTGTCCCCTTCATCCTGGGCGCTCTGCTCGCTGTGGTCGCCCTGTTCCTGCGGCGACGCATAGAAGAGACCCCCGTCTTCACCGCGTCCCGCGGTCAGGCATCCACGCAGTCCGGCGCGGAGATCGACCACGGAACGCACCCGCGGCCGAGTGTCGGATTCCTGCTGACGGTCGGGGTGGTCGCTCTCTGGGGAGTGACGGCCATGGTCGCGCTCACGTACATGCCCAGCTACGCCTCGGAGTTCCTGGACATCGAGCTGCAGACCTCGCTGGTGGCGACGCTCATCGGCGCGATGGTGACGGTTGTCCTGCTGCCTGTCGCGGGTCATCTCTCCGACAAGCTCGGACGTAAAGCCCTGATCGTGTTCAGTGCCGTGGGCTACGTGGTGCTGCCGTATCCGCTCTTCCAGCTCATGGTCGACAACAGGTCGTTCGGGTCGCTGGTGATCGCGCAACTGGTCTTCGCGGTGTTCACGGCGGCCATCGCCGGCACCGGCTCCGCAACGATCACGGAGCTGTTCAGCGCCAAGCACCGCGGCTCGCTGGTCTCCATGGGCTCCGCAACCGCTGTGACTGTCTTCGGCGGCTTCGGCGCGATCGTCTGCACCTGGCTCATCGACGTGACGGACAGCGCCGTGTCTCCCGCCTTCTACATCTCCGGCGTCGCGCTGATCACGCTCGTGGCGGGACTGTTCCTGCCCAGAAACCTCGCGAGTGACGACCTGCGTAGGTGA
- a CDS encoding MBL fold metallo-hydrolase: protein MTANIGRLGSQSAVRRWTMDEFTFTYIVDGPMSLIPARFLKSFPDSYWSEHPEALDQDGGVPMTAGGLLVERDGHRMLVDAGLGVMNVNSLYGPIEGGALLETLASVGYAPEDIDVLALTHIHIDHTGWAFIPDGNGARKATFPSASYVMSRQEWEPLSQGVPPADMPDPTTVVEPLLQHPKLTLVDDGGEVVPGVTALVTPGHTPGHATYIVTSSSGKRLVVFGDAFHSPAQLTHPDWGSAPDSHTESVQEARARVLSELLKPDTYAFAFHFGDQPFGRVVRDQQGQATWEPIPTHIL, encoded by the coding sequence ATGACGGCCAATATCGGACGACTGGGATCCCAGTCCGCGGTGCGCCGGTGGACGATGGACGAGTTCACCTTCACCTACATCGTCGACGGACCCATGTCGCTCATCCCCGCCCGCTTCCTCAAGTCGTTCCCCGACTCCTACTGGAGCGAGCACCCCGAAGCGCTGGACCAGGACGGCGGCGTGCCGATGACGGCAGGCGGACTGCTCGTCGAGCGGGACGGCCACCGCATGCTCGTCGACGCCGGACTCGGTGTCATGAACGTCAACTCGCTCTACGGGCCCATTGAGGGCGGCGCGCTGCTGGAGACACTTGCGTCGGTCGGCTACGCGCCCGAGGACATCGATGTTCTCGCCCTGACCCACATCCACATCGACCACACGGGATGGGCGTTCATCCCGGACGGGAACGGCGCACGGAAGGCAACCTTCCCGTCGGCGTCGTACGTGATGTCGCGGCAGGAGTGGGAGCCGCTCTCCCAAGGGGTGCCGCCGGCCGACATGCCGGACCCGACCACCGTGGTCGAGCCTCTGCTGCAGCATCCGAAGCTCACCCTCGTCGACGACGGCGGAGAGGTGGTGCCGGGCGTGACGGCACTCGTCACCCCCGGCCACACCCCCGGCCACGCCACCTACATCGTGACCTCGTCGAGCGGCAAGCGGCTGGTGGTCTTCGGCGACGCGTTCCACTCGCCCGCGCAGCTGACCCACCCCGACTGGGGCTCGGCACCCGACAGCCACACCGAGTCCGTGCAGGAGGCCCGTGCCCGCGTGCTGTCGGAGCTGCTCAAGCCCGACACCTACGCCTTCGCCTTCCACTTCGGCGACCAGCCCTTCGGCCGTGTCGTTCGCGACCAGCAGGGACAGGCCACCTGGGAGCCGATCCCCACGCACATTCTGTGA
- a CDS encoding amidohydrolase family protein translates to MTATERAGRDNDRKRMTMVNPENDVASAVARLRRRSGGDLIDIHAHYTPPLTEAELARLLASFRAGHFTAPPAGPWSVESALEFMDGHGISVQMLSNPNRLAPDEAKSYNDFGAKVVREHPDRFGLLANLPLIDPVAAVAEVDRAIEELGADGFVLITNYDGAYLGDPRFTDVFAALDEKQATVLLHPVVPAGFAGLACGRPGPVIEFPMDTARTIVDAIYARVFLDFPNINFVISHAGGVLPVLAERIGSTGLLPWVSNSRGVTKDEVRQQIARLFYDTALATSPNALLPLLEVTSPDHIVFGSDYPPGNVELIESHIDALSRTTILTDRQLAQFSATAKTLFPSLAARSDA, encoded by the coding sequence GTGACAGCGACCGAAAGAGCCGGCCGTGACAACGATCGAAAGAGGATGACGATGGTGAATCCAGAGAATGACGTGGCAAGTGCCGTCGCCCGTCTGCGCCGACGCAGCGGCGGCGACCTGATCGACATCCATGCCCACTACACTCCGCCGCTCACCGAAGCCGAGCTTGCCCGTCTGCTGGCCTCCTTCCGCGCCGGCCACTTCACCGCGCCGCCGGCCGGCCCCTGGTCGGTCGAGAGCGCCCTGGAGTTCATGGACGGTCACGGCATCTCGGTGCAGATGCTGTCGAACCCGAACCGGCTCGCTCCCGACGAGGCAAAGTCATACAACGACTTCGGGGCGAAGGTGGTGCGGGAACACCCCGACCGGTTCGGGTTGCTCGCCAACCTCCCGCTGATCGATCCGGTCGCAGCGGTAGCGGAAGTCGACCGCGCAATCGAGGAACTCGGCGCCGACGGATTCGTCCTCATCACCAACTACGATGGCGCCTATCTGGGGGACCCACGGTTCACCGATGTCTTCGCCGCACTCGACGAGAAGCAGGCCACCGTCCTCCTGCATCCGGTGGTCCCTGCCGGGTTCGCCGGGCTTGCGTGCGGACGGCCGGGACCGGTCATCGAATTCCCCATGGACACGGCGCGCACCATCGTCGACGCCATCTATGCGCGGGTCTTTCTGGACTTCCCGAACATCAACTTCGTCATCTCGCATGCCGGCGGAGTCCTCCCCGTCCTTGCCGAACGCATCGGGTCGACCGGCCTGCTGCCGTGGGTGAGCAATTCCCGCGGCGTGACCAAGGACGAGGTGCGCCAGCAAATTGCCCGCCTGTTCTATGACACCGCGCTCGCGACATCACCCAACGCGCTTCTTCCGCTTCTGGAGGTCACGTCGCCCGATCACATCGTGTTCGGGTCCGACTACCCGCCGGGGAATGTCGAGTTGATCGAATCCCACATCGATGCGCTGAGCCGGACCACCATACTCACCGACCGTCAGCTGGCACAGTTCTCGGCCACTGCGAAGACTCTCTTCCCGAGCCTGGCAGCACGCTCCGACGCATAG
- a CDS encoding flavin-dependent oxidoreductase, with the protein MRIAISGGGIGGLTTALMLHNAGMDVTVYEAVPEPRPLGVGINVLPHAVREFERLGILEELLPLAVATEELCYVNRHGQFLWREPRGISAGYPVPQLSIHRGNFQMALLDIVRRRLGESAVRTGMKVTGSNTDNRKSAEFQLIDSVTGRTSQDTADVLVGADGLHSALRKQLHPSDGSPRWSGELMWRGTTMAPPFLTGKSMTLIGTRGHKVVAYPLSLPDDQGNVLINWIAVLDKSSRRLPPVESWNRPGKTEDFIDQYSSWSFPWLDVAALMRGANSVHVFPMVDRDALPTWTAGRTTLLGDAAHPMFPVGSNGASQAILDARALTQALLEERDPDIALERYESERLAATAGVVEANRSQGAARILDLAEERAPEGFTEVSEVFAPGEREALATAYQRVAGFAPATLRQ; encoded by the coding sequence GTGAGAATCGCAATTTCCGGAGGCGGGATCGGCGGACTCACCACCGCATTGATGCTCCATAACGCCGGTATGGACGTGACCGTCTACGAGGCGGTCCCCGAACCACGACCGCTCGGCGTAGGAATCAACGTACTGCCCCACGCCGTCCGGGAATTCGAACGACTGGGCATCCTGGAGGAGCTGCTCCCCCTCGCCGTCGCTACCGAAGAGCTCTGCTACGTGAATCGGCACGGCCAGTTCCTGTGGCGGGAGCCGCGCGGAATATCGGCGGGATACCCGGTGCCGCAGCTCTCGATCCACCGAGGCAACTTCCAGATGGCCCTCCTGGACATCGTCCGCCGGCGCCTCGGCGAATCCGCGGTGCGCACGGGAATGAAGGTCACCGGCTCCAACACGGACAACCGCAAGAGCGCCGAGTTCCAGCTGATCGACAGCGTCACCGGCCGGACGTCCCAGGACACCGCGGATGTGCTGGTCGGCGCCGACGGCCTTCACTCGGCACTCCGGAAGCAGCTCCACCCGAGCGACGGCAGCCCCCGATGGAGCGGAGAGCTGATGTGGCGTGGCACCACCATGGCGCCGCCGTTCCTCACCGGAAAGTCCATGACGCTGATCGGCACGCGCGGGCACAAGGTCGTGGCCTATCCGCTCTCCCTCCCGGACGACCAGGGCAACGTCCTGATCAACTGGATTGCCGTCCTGGACAAGAGCTCACGCCGACTCCCGCCCGTCGAATCCTGGAACAGGCCGGGAAAAACCGAGGACTTCATCGACCAGTACAGCTCGTGGTCGTTTCCGTGGCTCGATGTCGCGGCGCTGATGCGCGGCGCGAACAGCGTCCACGTCTTTCCCATGGTCGACCGCGACGCGCTGCCGACGTGGACCGCGGGACGGACAACCCTCTTGGGCGACGCCGCGCACCCCATGTTCCCCGTGGGCTCCAACGGAGCTTCCCAGGCGATCCTCGACGCGCGTGCCCTGACCCAGGCCCTCCTAGAGGAGCGCGATCCCGACATCGCCCTGGAGCGCTACGAAAGCGAACGCCTCGCCGCCACGGCCGGAGTCGTGGAAGCCAATCGCAGCCAGGGAGCCGCACGCATTCTCGACCTGGCCGAGGAACGTGCACCCGAGGGCTTCACCGAGGTGAGCGAAGTCTTCGCCCCCGGGGAGCGAGAGGCGCTCGCCACCGCATACCAACGCGTTGCCGGTTTCGCTCCGGCAACCCTGCGGCAGTGA
- a CDS encoding cupin domain-containing protein: MASHEIATGGLTMQEGNKQEASLPGGVDTAEVSIEEFCGALASRDMAGLWSRPPMPAHPIPQTRAHLWRWDTVAPLARQAGRVLEVDEGAAQRRALQFCNPGLRIGTTEALFGAYQYLDPGEKAPAHRHSPAAIRFMMTGSSVYTTVDGDACWMEPGDFVLTPSWAWHDHTNQSDEPAIWLDVIDVVMVATLESIFFEDHPTGMQDVAGFSLSEEKFGHAGLQHSDGAAWPKPYSPLLRYPYAQVDAALEALQKQSDGPSVTLEYKNPVTGGPALPTLTCQMTRIRPGKPTVPRRQTGGQIHTVFRGRGRSVIGGKEFTWGPGDVFVVPSWATVEHEAEETADLFVASDRAALEALHLYRETELPDRQQVTDIFEPATATEPDKAAPAVGRGRREP; the protein is encoded by the coding sequence ATGGCAAGCCATGAGATAGCAACAGGTGGACTGACGATGCAAGAAGGAAATAAGCAAGAGGCATCGCTTCCCGGTGGTGTCGACACCGCGGAAGTCTCGATCGAAGAATTCTGTGGTGCGCTCGCATCGCGCGATATGGCGGGCCTGTGGAGCAGGCCGCCGATGCCGGCACACCCGATTCCGCAGACACGTGCGCATCTGTGGCGCTGGGACACCGTCGCCCCGCTGGCACGGCAGGCGGGAAGGGTTCTGGAGGTCGACGAAGGAGCGGCTCAGCGGCGGGCACTGCAGTTCTGCAACCCGGGACTGCGCATCGGAACGACAGAAGCCCTGTTCGGTGCATACCAGTATCTGGATCCGGGTGAGAAGGCGCCGGCCCATCGGCATTCTCCGGCAGCGATCCGGTTCATGATGACCGGCTCGAGTGTCTACACCACCGTCGACGGAGACGCCTGCTGGATGGAGCCCGGCGACTTCGTCCTCACGCCCAGCTGGGCGTGGCACGATCACACCAACCAGAGCGATGAGCCCGCAATCTGGCTCGATGTGATCGACGTGGTGATGGTCGCCACCTTGGAGTCGATTTTCTTCGAGGACCATCCGACCGGGATGCAGGACGTCGCGGGTTTCTCCCTCTCGGAGGAGAAGTTCGGTCATGCGGGACTTCAACATTCCGACGGCGCCGCCTGGCCGAAACCGTACTCGCCGCTGCTGCGCTATCCCTATGCCCAGGTCGATGCCGCACTGGAAGCGTTGCAGAAGCAGAGTGACGGCCCCAGCGTGACGCTGGAGTACAAGAACCCGGTCACCGGCGGCCCGGCTCTGCCCACCCTCACCTGCCAGATGACGAGGATCCGTCCGGGAAAGCCCACGGTCCCCCGACGGCAGACCGGCGGCCAGATCCACACCGTGTTCCGCGGCCGCGGCAGGTCCGTGATCGGCGGAAAGGAATTCACCTGGGGTCCGGGGGACGTCTTCGTCGTCCCCTCCTGGGCGACCGTCGAGCACGAAGCGGAAGAGACCGCCGACCTCTTTGTCGCCAGTGACCGGGCGGCCCTCGAAGCCTTGCATCTCTACCGCGAGACCGAGCTGCCCGACCGGCAGCAGGTGACAGACATATTCGAGCCGGCCACCGCGACGGAACCCGACAAGGCGGCGCCCGCTGTCGGCCGAGGAAGGAGGGAACCGTGA
- a CDS encoding NAD(P)-dependent alcohol dehydrogenase: MHSTTAAIIEGPGAPFTFAEVVLDEPRKDEVLVRMVAAGLCHSDLNVQAGRMPFPLPGVIGHEGAGIVERVGASVTKVRPGDKVLLSFTSCEHCTSCRNGHPAYCDTWLPRNVTGGKRRDGSSPITREGVPVGGHFFGQSSFAEAAVVDARSVVKVDPEADLTVLAPLGCGVQTGVGTVWNVLAPRPGESLAVFGAGAVGLSAIMAAAALPSGDIIAIDRVPSRLELALELGARHTINTTEVDPATALAEITGGRGVDNAVDTTAIPALLRTAVDTLSTGGACAVVGVAPPGVDVALDMHDLLLGRRVLGVTLGDGEPETLLPRMATLHRRGKLPLEKLIKHYKFRDLNTAAREMHDGATIKPVMLF; this comes from the coding sequence ATGCATTCCACCACAGCAGCCATAATCGAAGGCCCGGGTGCCCCATTCACCTTTGCCGAAGTCGTGCTTGACGAACCTCGCAAGGACGAGGTCCTGGTACGAATGGTCGCCGCCGGTCTGTGTCACAGCGATCTGAACGTACAGGCGGGCCGTATGCCCTTCCCGCTGCCCGGGGTCATCGGCCACGAAGGAGCCGGAATCGTCGAGCGGGTCGGGGCTTCTGTCACCAAAGTCCGGCCCGGCGACAAGGTCCTGTTGAGTTTCACATCATGTGAACACTGCACCAGCTGCCGCAATGGCCACCCGGCCTACTGCGACACCTGGCTGCCTCGCAATGTGACGGGAGGCAAACGCAGAGACGGGAGCTCTCCGATCACGCGCGAAGGCGTCCCGGTCGGTGGGCATTTCTTCGGCCAGTCCTCCTTCGCCGAGGCGGCCGTCGTCGACGCTCGCAGCGTGGTGAAGGTGGACCCCGAAGCCGACCTGACGGTACTCGCGCCGCTGGGCTGCGGCGTCCAGACCGGAGTCGGCACCGTCTGGAACGTCCTGGCGCCCAGACCCGGTGAGAGCCTGGCCGTCTTCGGCGCCGGCGCGGTGGGCCTGTCGGCGATCATGGCCGCGGCTGCTCTGCCCTCGGGTGACATCATCGCGATCGACCGTGTGCCCTCCCGGCTCGAGCTCGCCCTGGAGCTCGGCGCACGGCACACCATCAACACCACCGAAGTGGATCCGGCGACCGCCCTGGCAGAGATCACCGGTGGACGCGGCGTCGACAACGCAGTGGACACCACCGCAATTCCCGCTCTCCTCCGCACCGCCGTCGACACCCTCAGCACCGGCGGAGCGTGCGCCGTCGTCGGCGTGGCCCCTCCCGGTGTCGACGTGGCGCTGGACATGCACGATCTGCTGCTCGGCAGGCGCGTGCTGGGCGTGACGCTGGGGGACGGCGAGCCGGAGACCCTGCTGCCCCGGATGGCCACGCTGCATCGGCGAGGAAAACTCCCGCTGGAAAAGCTGATCAAGCACTACAAATTCAGGGACCTGAACACCGCTGCCCGCGAAATGCACGATGGGGCGACGATCAAACCGGTCATGCTGTTCTAG
- a CDS encoding aldehyde dehydrogenase family protein, which produces MHVGARPAVAPGRLFIGGRWEPAAAEAVRELVDPATGQMAATVAEAGACDAGRAAAVALKAFEEGPWPRMSPRERGRILMRAAELLRQHAEEFALLESFNVGKPITLTRRVDIPMAIETFEYYGNLAAGIEGAVRTPAAPSLAYTRREPIGVIAAITPFNFPLVLSSKKIAAALSAGNTVVHKPAAETPLTALRLAEVLQEAGLPDGAYNVVTGDAEAGQALVCDPRIAKVAFTGSTVVGKRIVALGAETLTRVTLELGGKSANLVFADADLDAAVPTAVKAFTFNTGQFCMAGSRLLVERPVYEEVLERLSAACAQIKVGDPLSAETMVGPLAGPAHQAKVISFLERARREGIDVTSAKCPDGPGFYVAPAVLTGVEQQSVYVQEEIFGPVLTVQPFDTEDEAVRMANGTPYGLAAGLQTRDVSRAHRVAARLDAGTVWVNTWAAMDISMPIGGYKQSGYGRENGPEGLDEYLQTKSVIVAL; this is translated from the coding sequence ATGCACGTGGGAGCCCGGCCCGCAGTTGCCCCAGGCAGGCTGTTCATCGGCGGTCGATGGGAGCCGGCAGCGGCAGAGGCCGTCAGGGAATTGGTCGATCCTGCGACCGGGCAGATGGCGGCGACCGTCGCCGAAGCCGGTGCCTGCGACGCCGGACGTGCGGCCGCCGTGGCGCTCAAGGCCTTCGAAGAGGGTCCCTGGCCGCGGATGAGCCCGCGCGAACGGGGGCGCATCCTGATGCGCGCCGCCGAGTTGCTGCGGCAGCACGCCGAGGAGTTCGCCCTTCTGGAGAGCTTCAACGTCGGAAAGCCCATCACGCTCACCCGGCGGGTCGACATCCCGATGGCGATCGAGACCTTCGAGTACTACGGCAATCTCGCAGCGGGCATCGAAGGCGCGGTCCGGACACCTGCCGCCCCCTCTCTGGCGTACACCCGGCGGGAGCCGATCGGTGTGATCGCGGCGATCACCCCGTTCAACTTCCCACTCGTACTGTCCAGCAAGAAGATCGCCGCGGCCCTTTCCGCGGGAAACACCGTCGTGCACAAGCCGGCCGCGGAGACCCCGCTCACCGCTCTCCGGCTCGCGGAAGTACTCCAGGAAGCCGGTCTGCCGGACGGCGCCTACAACGTGGTCACCGGGGATGCGGAAGCCGGACAGGCGCTGGTGTGCGACCCGAGGATCGCCAAGGTGGCGTTCACCGGCTCGACCGTCGTCGGAAAGAGAATCGTGGCCCTAGGGGCCGAGACCCTCACCCGGGTGACCCTGGAACTGGGCGGGAAGAGCGCGAATCTCGTATTCGCCGACGCCGATCTGGATGCCGCCGTGCCCACGGCGGTCAAGGCGTTCACCTTCAACACGGGACAGTTCTGCATGGCGGGCAGCCGGCTTCTCGTCGAGCGGCCCGTCTACGAGGAAGTGCTTGAGCGGCTGAGCGCAGCCTGTGCGCAGATCAAGGTCGGCGACCCGTTGAGTGCGGAGACCATGGTCGGGCCGTTGGCGGGCCCCGCTCACCAGGCAAAGGTCATCTCGTTCCTCGAACGGGCCAGGCGCGAGGGAATCGATGTCACCAGCGCCAAGTGCCCTGACGGGCCGGGCTTCTACGTCGCCCCGGCGGTGCTCACCGGTGTCGAGCAGCAATCGGTCTATGTCCAGGAAGAGATCTTCGGGCCGGTCCTGACCGTCCAGCCCTTCGACACCGAAGACGAGGCCGTGCGGATGGCGAACGGAACTCCCTACGGCCTCGCCGCCGGCCTGCAGACCCGTGATGTCTCCCGTGCGCATCGCGTCGCAGCGCGCCTCGACGCGGGAACGGTGTGGGTCAACACGTGGGCTGCCATGGACATCTCCATGCCGATAGGCGGCTACAAGCAGTCCGGATACGGGCGGGAAAACGGCCCCGAGGGCCTGGACGAATACCTGCAGACCAAGTCGGTCATCGTGGCCCTGTAG